In Brachypodium distachyon strain Bd21 chromosome 2, Brachypodium_distachyon_v3.0, whole genome shotgun sequence, one genomic interval encodes:
- the LOC100838884 gene encoding uncharacterized protein LOC100838884, translating into MRYTKIGYLHVLDLEDSGNILSVKIVSSDRGFPINVYGTIIVRDSIDRKCIYLFNRSKEDYRTINSEEESLILTGPGRGLVLLDFLYVEINLKVKVDEKTPGQQTSKGFVSIDGRMQPRDEKVNVGSESLKSWFSIVEVRYAAILNAVEATFEIEILKGHFCGEIKAGIEGVEEKIVIHNSTEDGVVTRGDRTVIKLRRRVMTICLDRMFTFEFVSEGCRLCGGAPKATSEWKVDFTPHRRGDDEAKVTCGAGNFLLKVVWSMMDILDRSPVA; encoded by the exons ATGCGATATACCAAGATTGGGTACTTGCATGTTTTGGACTTAGAAGATTCAGGAAACATTCTTTCGGTCAAGATAGTCTCCTCCGATAGAGGCTTCCCCATCAATGTTTATGGCACTATCATCGTGAGAGACAGCATTGACCGCAAGTGCATATATCTTTTCAACCGTAGTAAGGAGGATTACCGGACTATCAACTCAGAG GAAGAAAGTTTGATTTTGACTGGCCCGGGTCGAGGTTTGGTGTTACTCGATTTCCTATATGTAGAGATAAATCTCAAAGTCAAGGTTGACGAAAAGACTCCAGGCCAGCAAACCAGTAAGGGCTTCGTAAGTATCGATGGACGAATGCAACCTAGAGATGAGAAGGTTAATGTTGGTAGTGAAAGTCTCAAAAGCTGGTTTAGCATTGTTGAGGTGAGGTATGCAGCGATTCTGAATGCAGTGGAGGCCACCTTCGAGATTGAGATACTCAAGGGTCATTTCTGTGGAGAGATCAAAGCTGGCATTGAGGGTGTTGAAGAGAAGATTGTGATCCATAATAGCACGGAAGATGGCGTCGTTACTCGTGGTGACAGAACGGTTATCAAGTTGCGGCGCCGTGTCATGACCATCTGTCTGGACAGAATGTTCACATTTGAGTTTGTTAGCGAGGGTTGCCGTCTGTGTGGTGGGGCTCCTAAGGCTACTAGTGAATGGAAAGTGGATTTCACACCACACCGCCGAGGTGACGACGAAGCAAAAGTAACTTGTGGTGCTGGTAACTTTCTACTGAAGGTCGTCTGGTCCATGATGGACATATTAGACCGTAGTCCAGTTGCTTAA